Proteins encoded within one genomic window of Companilactobacillus zhachilii:
- the guaC gene encoding GMP reductase → MQVFDYEDIQLIPNKCIVNSRSECDTSIKFGPKTFKIPVVPANMQTIIDENLAEKLAANDYFYVMHRFEPETRVNFIKTMNQKDLFTSISVGIKKDEFEFIDTLVAEHLKPDYITIDVAHGHSDRVIEMIKYIKKNLPDSFLTAGNVGTPEGVRELENAGADATKVGIGPGKVCITKLKTGFGTGGWQLAAVRLCAKAASKPIIADGGVRNDGDIAKSIRFGADMVMIGSLLAGHKESPGKIIEKDGQKYKAYFGSASQYQKGEYKNVEGKRMLVPYKGEIMDTLTEMKQDLQSSISYAGGKDLNSLRKVDYVIVKNSIYNGDVY, encoded by the coding sequence ATGCAAGTTTTTGATTATGAAGATATCCAACTAATACCGAATAAATGTATCGTCAATAGTCGTTCAGAATGCGATACAAGCATCAAATTTGGACCAAAAACATTTAAGATTCCTGTCGTCCCTGCGAATATGCAAACAATCATTGATGAAAATCTGGCTGAAAAATTGGCTGCCAATGATTATTTTTACGTCATGCATCGTTTTGAACCAGAGACACGTGTTAACTTCATCAAAACAATGAATCAAAAAGATTTATTTACTTCAATCAGTGTTGGTATCAAAAAAGACGAATTTGAATTTATTGATACCTTAGTCGCTGAACATTTAAAACCTGACTACATTACAATCGACGTTGCTCATGGTCACAGTGATCGTGTCATCGAAATGATTAAATATATTAAAAAGAATTTACCCGATTCTTTCCTAACTGCTGGTAACGTTGGTACACCTGAAGGCGTTCGTGAACTAGAAAATGCCGGTGCTGATGCAACTAAAGTAGGAATTGGACCTGGTAAAGTATGTATCACTAAATTAAAAACCGGTTTTGGTACCGGTGGTTGGCAATTAGCTGCTGTAAGGCTCTGTGCTAAAGCCGCTAGCAAACCAATTATTGCTGACGGTGGCGTTAGAAATGATGGTGACATTGCCAAATCAATCCGTTTTGGAGCAGATATGGTAATGATTGGTTCCCTACTTGCTGGCCATAAAGAATCACCTGGTAAAATCATTGAAAAAGATGGTCAAAAATATAAAGCTTATTTTGGTTCTGCTTCTCAATATCAAAAAGGTGAATACAAAAATGTTGAAGGCAAGCGTATGCTCGTTCCTTATAAGGGTGAAATCATGGATACGTTGACCGAAATGAAACAAGACTTACAATCCTCCATCTCTTATGCAGGTGGTAAGGACTTGAATTCCTTACGTAAAGTAGATTACGTAATTGTTAAAAACTCAATTTACAATGGTGACGTTTATTAA
- the glnA gene encoding type I glutamate--ammonia ligase, whose protein sequence is MVNDENVEFICLMFTDINGIIKNVEVPVSQLDKVLANKITFDGSSIDGFTRIEESDMLLHPDLSTWLIFPWGEEHGKVARLICDIYKTDGTPFEGDPRVNLKRIIKKMHGMGYTNFNIGPEPEFFLFNTDEHGNPTLHLNDDGSYFDFSPVDLGVNVRKDIVLGLEKMGFEVEASHHEVAPGQQEIDFKYQDALSAADSIETFKLVVKTIAKEHGLYATFMPKPVQGINGSGMHINMSLFNGDDNIFDDENDMLSETAKKFLSGILKHARALTAVNNPTVNSYKRLVPGYEAPTYIAWSSKNRSPLVRVPAAKGKSKRIEMRSVDPTTNPYLAIACILDAGLDGIDSNYDLMPEVKDNIYEMSEDKRREEGIVDLPSTLHNSLKALRKDEYVQQSLGKGLTNSFFAAKNAEWARYQQTVSQWERDTYMSQY, encoded by the coding sequence ATGGTTAACGATGAAAACGTTGAATTTATTTGTTTGATGTTTACAGATATCAACGGAATCATCAAGAATGTCGAAGTTCCTGTTTCTCAACTAGATAAAGTTCTAGCAAACAAGATTACTTTTGATGGTTCATCAATCGATGGCTTCACACGTATTGAAGAGAGTGACATGCTATTACATCCTGATTTATCAACTTGGTTGATTTTCCCATGGGGTGAAGAACACGGTAAAGTTGCTCGTTTGATCTGTGATATTTATAAGACAGACGGTACACCATTTGAAGGTGACCCTCGTGTAAACCTAAAACGAATTATCAAAAAGATGCATGGTATGGGATACACTAACTTTAATATTGGACCTGAGCCAGAGTTTTTCTTATTTAATACAGATGAACATGGCAATCCAACACTTCATCTAAATGATGATGGAAGCTATTTCGACTTTTCACCTGTTGATTTGGGTGTTAACGTTCGTAAAGATATCGTTTTAGGCCTAGAAAAGATGGGCTTTGAAGTTGAAGCTAGTCACCATGAAGTTGCACCAGGACAACAAGAAATTGATTTTAAGTATCAAGACGCATTGTCAGCTGCAGACAGTATTGAAACCTTCAAACTTGTTGTTAAGACGATTGCTAAGGAACATGGTTTATATGCAACATTTATGCCAAAACCTGTTCAAGGAATCAATGGTTCAGGGATGCACATCAATATGTCATTGTTTAACGGTGATGATAATATCTTCGATGATGAAAATGATATGTTATCTGAAACAGCTAAGAAGTTCTTGAGCGGTATTTTGAAGCATGCTCGTGCTTTGACAGCTGTAAATAATCCAACTGTTAACTCATATAAACGTCTAGTACCAGGCTATGAAGCTCCTACGTACATTGCTTGGTCAAGTAAGAACCGTTCACCATTAGTACGTGTACCCGCTGCTAAAGGTAAGTCAAAACGTATTGAAATGAGAAGTGTTGATCCAACAACTAATCCATATTTGGCCATTGCATGTATTCTTGATGCTGGTCTTGATGGTATTGACAGTAACTATGATTTGATGCCAGAAGTTAAAGATAATATTTACGAAATGTCAGAAGATAAGCGTCGTGAAGAAGGTATCGTCGATCTTCCTTCAACATTGCATAATTCTTTGAAAGCTTTACGTAAAGATGAATATGTTCAACAATCACTTGGTAAGGGACTTACAAATAGTTTCTTCGCTGCCAAGAATGCTGAATGGGCAAGATATCAACAAACAGTTTCCCAATGGGAACGTGATACATATATGTCACAATATTA